From one Amphiura filiformis chromosome 13, Afil_fr2py, whole genome shotgun sequence genomic stretch:
- the LOC140167683 gene encoding uncharacterized protein: MEVVIRAAEKAGPGVELGGAEELPPIRAFMDDLTLLNPSTEAVEAILCKLKQLMEWGRMKFKTKKSRSLVLRRGQLTDFHFTLCGEEIPTIQEQPVKSLGRWYTEDLKDTRRVKETARQVNEGLEAIDQCGLPGKLKLWCLQYGLMPRIMWPLTVYEVAITHVEAMEWKINNFVQKWLGAPRSLTNIAIHSSRTKLTFPVRSLVEEFKVAKARSFMTLRDSKDPVIKNTQPDVRSGRKWTANLAVEEAESRLKHKEMVGATQLGRQGLGWTTHKWWSSSSDKERRKLVSQEIREAEEEKRLATAVGQAKQGAWTRWENVEQRNMSWSVLWQMEPLRISFLCRSTYDLLPTPANLSVWYEDKTDCCIACGKKGTLQHILSACTPALASGMYTWRHNNVLGVLVEAVKLQVDQNNVSQAPTNTKRYISFVKEGSQSRSYSSSSRSSILSSADDWCIRADLDGKGGFQRDIDHHTPSRYCHMVRGWKRSDHWRADCSMGRQH; this comes from the coding sequence ATGGAAGTCGTCATTAGAGCTGCGGAAAAAGCAGGACCAGGTGTAGAATTGGGAGGTGCAGAGGAATTACCACCAATACGAGCTTTCATGGATGACCTTACCCTCCTTAATCCAAGTACAGAGGCAGTTGAAGCAATTCTATGTAAGCTTAAACAGTTGATGGAGTGGGGTAGGATGAAGTTTAAGACCAAGAAGTCAAGGAGTCTTGTACTCAGACGAGGACAGTTGACAGACTTTCACTTCACCCTTTGTGGAGAGGAAATCCCAACTATTCAGGAACAACCAGTGAAGAGTCTCGGGCGCTGGTACACAGAGGATCTGAAGGATACAAGAAGAGTCAAGGAGACAGCACGGCAAGTCAACGAAGGTCTTGAAGCCATTGATCAGTGCGGCTTGCCTGGGAAGTTGAAGCTGTGGTGCTTGCAATATGGTCTCATGCCACGGATTATGTGGCCACTCACAGTCTATGAGGTAGCAATAACCCATGTAGAGGCAATGGAGTGGAAGATCAACAACTTTGTCCAGAAGTGGCTTGGAGCTCCACGCAGCTTAACAAACATCGCAATCCATAGCAGCCGGACTAAGTTGACTTTTCCAGTGCGTTCCCTTGTTGAAGAGTTCAAGGTGGCCAAGGCAAGATCATTTATGACCCTGAGAGACTCAAAGGACCCGGTAATCAAGAACACCCAGCCGGATGTTAGGTCAGGGAGAAAGTGGACAGCGAACTTGGCAGTTGAGGAGGCAGAATCAAGACTGAAGCACAAGGAGATGGTTGGCGCTACCCAGCTAGGCCGTCAGGGGCTTGGTTGGACTACGCACAAATGGTGGTCATCTTCTTCTGACAAGGAACGTCGCAAGCTGGTTTCGCAGGAGATCCGAGAGGCAGAAGAGGAGAAGAGACTGGCTACAGCAGTAGGTCAAGCTAAGCAAGGCGCTTGGACACGGTGGGAGAATGTTGAACAACGCAACATGTCTTGGAGCGTGCTCTGGCAGATGGAACCTCTTCGCATCTCATTTCTGTGCAGGTCAACATATGACCTATTACCAACACCAGCCAACCTGAGCGTCTGGTATGAGGACAAGACGGATTGTTGCATTGCGTGTGGAAAGAAGGGAACTTTGCAGCATATTCTGAGTGCATGTACACCTGCTCTTGCGAGTGGTATGTACACCTGGAGGCACAATAACGTCCTCGGAGTGTTAGTGGAGGCAGTCAAGCtgcaagttgatcaaaataatgtttcacaAGCTCCAACCAATACCAAGCGTTACATATCATTTGTGAAGGAGGGCTCTCAGTCCAGGTCATATAGTTCCAGTTCAAGATCGAGCATCCTTTCTTCAGCAGATGACTGGTGTATTAGAGCTGATCTGGATGGCAAAGGAGGATTTCAAAGAGATATTGATCACCACACTCCGTCCAGATATTGTCATATGGTCAGAGGCTGGAAAAGAAGTGATCATTGGAGAGCTGACTGTTCCATGGGAAGACAACATTGA
- the LOC140167682 gene encoding uncharacterized protein — MKCYAVSEAAEESSSPSSSTDNLLSEADRSGGSQQSPGQTRDNQGQVSDHSTQVDPPQGSSEEVVERKKKVKWPTMADEKTWREFDEDISMMLENTLKGTSKRKLEVMGDLIYDFGKVRFGTVESRQQRPEPTPNRRQKEISRLRKELRALKHQWNKAGPEEKPGLAQLREQARTKLMSLRRAESQRKKRKKREQSRRSFFMNPHHFTKKLFEQSKSGELSVPQEELEDHLKETYSDQQRQVPMPNIAGLVKPTQPGVQFELAQPKLAEVEKFVNKARSASAPGPNGVPYKVYKKCGELRKFLWRLLRVVWRQDVVPLSWSTAEGVYIPKEECSNTLSQFRPISLLNVEGKIMFGILAERISSFVLENGFVNTSVQKAGIPGFPGCLEHTSMIWHTIQESKKMRKDLSVVWLDLANAYGSVPHALIEFAMEFMWIPEKVRSFIMQYNSEQHSTQPRGRGWKLEYQWAVQFLQSCLY, encoded by the coding sequence ATGAAGTGTTATGCTGTTTCTGAAGCAGCAGAGGAGAGTTCTTCACCTTCATCAAGCACAGATAATTTGCTATCCGAAGCGGATCGCTCTGGAGGAAGTCAACAGTCTCCAGGTCAGACGAGAGATAACCAAGGTCAGGTTTCAGACCACAGTACCCAGGTAGATCCCCCGCAAGGAAGTAGCGAGGAAGTGGTTGAGAGGAAGAAGAAGGTCAAGTGGCCAACAATGGCAGATGAGAAAACTTGGCGTGAATTTGATGAAGATATCAGCATGATGCTGGAAAATACTCTGAAAGGAACATCAAAGAGGAAGTTAGAAGTGATGGGCGATCTGATTTATGACTTTGGAAAGGTGAGATTTGGAACAGTGGAATCGCGGCAGCAGCGTCCTGAACCAACACCGAACAGGCGCCAAAAGGAGATCAGTAGGCTGAGGAAGGAGTTACGAGCACTTAAGCATCAATGGAATAAAGCTGGGCCAGAAGAAAAACCAGGACTGGCACAACTCCGTGAGCAAGCAAGAACCAAACTCATGTCACTCCGGCGTGCAGAATCACaaaggaagaagaggaagaaaagagAACAGTCCAGGAGATCTTTCTTCATGAATCCTCACCATTTTACGAAGAAGCTCTTCGAGCAAAGCAAGAGTGGAGAGCTTAGTGTCCCACAGGAAGAGCTAGAGGACCATTTGAAGGAAACCTATTCGGACCAGCAACGTCAGGTACCAATGCCTAACATCGCAGGTTTAGTGAAGCCAACTCAACCAGGCGTGCAGTTTGAACTTGCGCAACCAAAACTTGCTGAAGTTGAGAAGTTCGTCAACAAAGCTAGATCGGCTTCTGCACCTGGCCCAAATGGAGTTCCATACAAAGTCTATAAGAAGTGTGGTGAGCTAAGGAAATTCCTGTGGCGGTTGCTGAGAGTTGTATGGAGGCAGGATGTGGTCCCTCTGTCATGGAGTACAGCGGAAGGCGTATACATCCCAAAGGAGGAATGCTCTAATACATTGAGCCAGTTCCGTCCTATTTCGCTGCTGAATGTCGAAGGAAAGATCATGTTTGGAATCCTAGCAGAGAGAATTTCATCATTTGTGCTTGAGAACGGTTTCGTCAATACATCTGTGCAAAAGGCTGGAATACCAGGGTTCCCAGGGTGCCTAGAACACACCAGTATGATATGGCATACCATACAGGAATCGAAGAAGATGAGAAAGGATCTGAGTGTTGTATGGCTCGATCTGGCAAATGCTTATGGTTCTGTTCCACATGCACTGATTGAGTTTGCCATGGAATTCATGTGGATTCCTGAGAAAGTGAGAAGCTTCATCATGCAGTATAACAGTGAACAACACAGTACACAACCACGTGGCAGAGGCTGGAAGTTGGAATACCAATGGGCTGTGCAATTTCTCCAATCCTGTTTGTACTAG
- the LOC140167294 gene encoding toll-like receptor 2 codes for MLSSIDQFLLKSHSLQHLNMSNNNIGDINGNDFSSLVKLKYMDLSHNELESLPENQFHRMINIIYLNLAGNKLANLNSLKGIDGLQTLIVSDNVITMLPAFLMKNPYHLKHVEFAGIPFACTCDIIPLQHWILTDTKTYIDPQLPYQCKSPAIRKNLGITEFTLDCRLHLEFYIIPSVSGLIVIGVIICVAYKYRWRIHYKCWTLCCQRRYQRYIDNDDDADINSDDEEDVDAPYEAPIMRRRYHAYVAYHKDNEAWINDQLIANIEDGPERFRLCLKERGDIPAGHYILNAICHGIQQSRKTIAVLSENFMDDGWCHYQLHFAKMRMVIDKADVLILVQIGEIPDCKKTLLLRQLLCYKEVLKWPEDLVGQELFWNQLKMKLRKPVRVDHRFDEDR; via the coding sequence ATGTTGTCATCAATTGACCAATTTCTTCTAAAGAGTCATAGTCTGCAACATTTAAATAtgagtaataataatattggagATATAAACGGAAATGACTTTTCTTCACTGGTGAAGCTCAAATACATGGATCTCAGTCATAATGAACTAGAAAGCTTGCCAGAGAATCAGTTTCATCGCATGATTAACATCATCTATCTTAATTTGGCTGGAAACAAACTTgccaatttgaattctttgaaagGGATCGATGGTCTACAAACACTCATTGTATCTGACAATGTAATAACTATGCTACCTGCCTTTCTGATGAAAAACCCATACCACTTGAAGCATGTTGAATTTGCAGGCATCCCATTTGCTTGTACTTGTGATATAATACCGctgcaacattggatactgaCAGATACAAAAACATACATAGATCCACAGCTTCCATACCAGTGTAAGTCTCCTGCAATCAGAAAGAATCTTGGTATTACCGAATTTACTTTAGACTGTCGTCTGCATCTGGAATTCTACATTATCCCAAGTGTGTCAGGTTTAATTGTTATTGGTGTAATAATATGTGTAGCTTATAAATATCGATGGCGCATACATTACAAATGCTGGACTTTGTGTTGTCAGAGAAGATATCAGCGATAtatagataatgatgatgatgctgatatcaatagtgatgatgaggaggatgtTGATGCCCCATATGAAGCACCAATCATGCGACGTCGATATCATGCTTATGTTGCCTACCACAAAGATAATGAAGCATGGATAAATGATCAACTCATTGCAAACATTGAAGATGGACCAGAACGGTTCCGGCTTTGTCTTAAAGAAAGAGGTGACATTCCAGCAGGGCATTATATTCTCAATGCCATATGTCATGGCATTCAGCAAAGTCGCAAAACTATCGCAGTTTTATCAGAGAATTTCATGGATGACGGATGGTGTCATTATCAATTACACTTTGCAAAAATGCGAATGGTGATAGACAAAGCTGATGTACTCATTCTTGTACAAATTGGAGAAATTCCTGATTGCAAAAAGACATTGTTGCTGCGTCAGTTATTATGTTACAAGGAAGTGCTGAAGTGGCCTGAAGATCTGGTTGGACAAGAGTTGTTCTGGAATCAGTTGAAGATGAAACTGCGTAAACCTGTACGAGTCGATCATAGATTTGACGAGGATCgataa